GCGGTGACGAATGCGTTCGGTGCGGGCAACGTGATTGAGATCCCGACCTTCAACAACGCCGCCGACTTCGATGACGGCGCGGCGCTCTTTGTGAACGCGCGTCTTGGTGCCGACAGTCTGTCGGCGGCGGAGAAATCCAACCTTTTCAGTTTCATCAACGATGGAGGTGCGGTCTTCTTCATCGGCGACCACTCCGGCTGGACCACTTGGGACGACTCCTTTCTCAACCTTTTTGGCGACAGTTTTCTGCACTGGAACGGGGTCAATGCTGCGTCGCTTGTGACTGGCAACGCTCCGGCCCAGTTCGCATCGGCCGGACAGGTTCTTCTCAGCGCCCCGGGGGCGATTGCGGGAGGCAATGGCAAGAAACTCTACACCGTCTTTGGAAACGGAGGGGGCCGGGCCATGTCCGCGCTCTACGGCCCGGAAGATAACGCCATCGCGTTCCTCGACACGAGTGCCCTCAGCGGCAACACCGCCAGTCATCTCGCTTTCTACAGCGGCCTCAGCTCCTGGCTCTTCGAGACGGCCAGCGCCTACGAACTGTCCAAGCAGCCCGTTGTGACTCCTCCTTCAGGCAACACCGTGCCCGACTCGATGCCGGTGCTCGCGATTGCGCCGGTGCTTTTCGGCTTCGCGTGGTTCCGCCGCCGGGTGCGAATCTGAGGCGAGGTATCGGTCCAAAAGAAAACCCGCCGGGATCAGGCCGGCGGGTCGAGGTGACCAGAAGGTTGCGCGCGCTTACTGCGTGAGGCGCGTGACGTAGTCCATGAGGAACTTCGCCTCGGCCGGGGGCTGCACCCAGTCGCTGTAAAGCAGCTCGGGCATGCGGTGGGTGGCGTTGTAGAAGAGTTCGTTGGCTTTCTGGTTGGGCGTGAGGTAGCCGGTCTTGAGGGTCGCGCCGGCATAGAGCCCTTCCTGCGTGGAATACATGTAAACGTTCGCGTCGCCCGGCAGATACTTGGTGACGGCCTCGCTCTCGGCGGCGCGGATGCCGGCCACGGCCTTGGCGTCGGCGCCGAGGTTCATGCGGTTGCGCAGGAGCAGGCGCGCGGTGTTGTCGTCCATGAGCAGATAGACCGCGTTGATGGCCTTGGCGCCGGCCTGCAGGCCGAAGCTGAACTCGCCCGCCTTCAGGAAGGCCGGGACCGACCATTTGCCATTGGGACGGCGCACCATGGCGACGCCGTAGCCGTCCTTGATGCCGAAGATCAGGCCGCCTTGAAACTGGTTGATGATCACAATGCCCTTGGCGCGGCGGAGGTCCTGCGGGGCGATGGCGGTTTTGACGTTGCCCTGGATTTCCTGGAGGATGGCCTCGCAGGAATCGAGCTGCGTGATGACGTTTTTGCGCGTGAGATTGCTGGCGGCGGGCAGGCTGACAGCCAGGGCGACCAGGCAGAGAACGGCGGTGAGGAACTTCTTCATTGGTTGGTGATGGACAGCAATCGGACCGGGTGGTGCCAGAATGCTGTTTGGGGACTAAACACATTCACCGGGCGAAAGAAAGCCTGAGTTAGCACCCCCGGAGGACGAGGTTGGGTTTGCCTTCAGGCAGGAGGAGGGCCCTTGAGTTGTGGGCGGTGAGCTTGTTCACGCACGAAATCCGGAAAGTAAACGTGGCGCCAGCAAGCTGGCCGCCCACCCGTAAGCCACCCTCACTCCAAGCCCCGTTCGGCGACCTCGTCTTCGTCCCAACCGAGGTAGTGGCCGAGCTCGTGCAGGTAGGTCAGGCGCACCTCGTCACGGTAGATGGTTTCGTCGCCCTCGGCGTAGTCCCAGAGGTTTTCGAGGAAGAGCAGGATTTGGGGTGGCAGCGGAGTTTCATCGGAGCGCAGCTCGGCGCCATGCTCGTGGCCCACAAACAGTCCGAGGATGTCCGGCTCCCAGCCCTCGGCGACGATGGCCTCGTTGGGGTGAGGTTCGTAGCACACCGGCACCTGTTCCGCCACGGTGCGCACTTCCGGCGGCAGGCGCCGCGGGGCGGCGCCGACGACCTGGCGGGCGAGGGTGGTGAGGCGGGAAAAATCCATGGCGGCAAAATCAGTAAATCACAGATGGACACGGATGCACGCAAGTCGTCGAAAGAAAATCCGGCGGCCGAGAAACCTCCTGCGGGGCGCTGCGTCTCTTCCCCCGTAACCAACAGTAAGTCTACCTCATCACTATCCTCATGAAAAACTCACGTTCCCTCCTCCTCGCGCTCAGCGCCGTTCTGATTTCTGTCACACCCGTCCTGCGGGCCGCCGATCAAGCCCGTCCCGATGGTCCGCCTCCCGGCGAGCGTCGTGAGCGGATGGAAAAGGCTGGCGACCGCATGGCCGAGGCCCTCGGCCTGAGCGACGACCAGAAGGTCCAGATGAAGGCGATCGGCGACCAGGAGCGCGCCGAGATGCAGGCCCTTCGGGCCGATACCGCCCTCGCCAAGGAAGAGCGCAAGGCCAAGGTCCAGGCCATTCACCAAAAATACAAGGCGCAGCGCGATGCCCTGCTTACGCCCGAGCAGAAGGTGAAGGCCGACAAGTTCCGCGAAAAGGGCCGCGAGCGCATGGAGAAGGGCGGCTTCGGCGACGGCCCCGGCGCCGAGCGCCGCAAGGAGCGCCGCGAGCAGTCCGGCACCTGACCGACTTAACTTAGCCACGGGTTCGACACGTGGTGTGTGCAGACGCCGCAACCCAGGGGTGGGTTGCGGCGTTTCCTTTTTCGTGGACAGCCCGCTGGCGTGCGCCGGTCTTTAGTCTTCCCAGTCCGCCGCCGGCCGGCACGCTCGCCGCATGCAGAAGCGTCACATCGCAGTCGTCGGCGGCGGGGCCGCGGGCTTCTTCGCCGCCATCACGGCGGCGGAGGCGTCGCCCGATTGCGTGGTCACGATCTACGAGGCCACCGCGCACCTGCTGGCGAAGGTGAAGGTGTCCGGCGGCGGCCGCTGCAACGTCACCCATGCCTGCTTTGAGCCACGCGAACTGGTGAAGCGCTACCCACGCGGCGGACGCGAACTGCTCGGCGCCTTCTCGCGCTGGCAGCCGCGCGACACGGTCGAGTGGTTTGAGGCGCGCGGGGTGAAGTTGAAAACGGAGGAGGACGGCCGGATGTTTCCGGTGACCGACAGTTCGCAGACGATCATCGACTGCCTGATGGGTGCTGCGCGCACGGCGGGCGTGGTGATCCGCACGAGCTGCGGGGTGAAACAGGTGGATGGCACGCTCCGCGCGCCGTCGGCGGAGACCGCGCGCGAAGCGCACGGTCCACCCTTTACGCTGCGCCTTACCACCGGCGAAACCGTCACGGCCGACCGCGTGCTGTTGGCGGCGGGCGGCAACCGGTCCAACGCTGGCTTCACGATCGCCGCGCAGTTCGGGCATACGATCGAGCCGACCGTGCCGTCACTGTTCACCTTCAACATCAAGGATCCGCGCCTGACGGATCTCGCCGGCGTGTCGGTGGAGGAGGCGGCCACGGAAGTCGTCGGCCAGAAGGCGTTGCGGGAACGCGGCCCGGTGCTGGTGACGCACTGGGGCCTGAGCGGTCCGGGCATCCTGAAACTTTCCGCGTGGGGCGCGCGCACGCTCAGCGCATGCGGTTACAAGTTCACGCTGCGCGTGAACTGGGCGCCGAGGTTCAATCCTGAAACGGCGCGCGCCGCGCTCGAGCAGGCGCGGGCGGCGAATCCGAAAAAGCAGCTCACGACCTGGAGCCCGCTCGGGGTGCCGTCGCGGCTGTGGGAGCGCCTGGTCGTCGCCGCCGGGCTCGCGCCGGACGCCATCTGGACCGGCGTGGGCAACCCGGCACTGCGCGCGCTCGCTGCCCAGGTCTGCGAGGCGGAGTTCGCCGTGGACGGGAAGAGCACGTTCAAGGATGAGTTTGTCACCTGCGGCGGCGTGCGGCTCGGCGAGGTGGATTTCAAGACGATGGAAAGCCGCCTCGTGCCCGGCCTGCACTTCGCCGGTGAGTTCCTCGACGTGGACGGCATCACGGGCGGTTTCAATTTTCAGAACGCGTGGACCACGGGGCGGTTGGCGGGACTGGCGATGGCGGGCGGGTAGGGCGAGTCGTCCCGGACGAGCCGCGGCTCATCCTGAGGATTCGCCCTACCTAACCTGTCGGGTGGGAAATTGGGATTGTTTCCGTCCACTGTCGTCTGTGCTCTGTTTCCCTCCATGATGTCCTACGGCCAGTTGTTCCTCGCGGTGGCGCCGGTGATCGCGCTCATCGGGCTCGGGCTGCCGTTGCGGCGGCTGAACTGGATCAGCGAGGCCGGTGAGGAGACGCTGCTCAACCTCATCGTGCGCGTGCTCACCCCGGCGCTGATCTTCGAGTCGGTGGTGCGGCGCGCCACCGTGAGCGACGCGGGCGATGTGCTCTTGCCACCGCTGGCGGGTTTTCTGCTCACCACGGTCTCGCTGACGGTCGGCTGGTATGCGGCGAAGGCGCTGGGGCTGACCATCGGACACGGGCTGCGGACCTTCGCGCTGGCAGTCGGCCTGACGAACTACGGCTATTTGCCGCTGCCGATCATGGACCAGGTGTTCGGGCCCGAAAGCCGGGCCTGGCTGTTCATGCACAACGCCGGCGTCGAGGCGGCGATCTGGACGACCGGTGTGCTGATCGTCACCGGCGAGTCGCCGCGTTCGGCCTGGCGGAAACTTTTGAACATGCCGCTGCTCGCGCTCGGGGTGGCGCTGGCGGTGAAACTCACGGGCCTTGGGGCGCACATTCCCGAGGTGGTGTGGACCTTCATCCACGCCCTGGCCGTGTGCGCGGTGCCGCTCGGCCTGCTCATGACCGGCGCCAGCTTCGCCCCGCATCTCAACGATCCCAAGCAGCTCGTGAATCCCCGGGTGATCGCCACCGCGTGGCTGCTGCGCCTGGCGGTGTTGCCGTGGATTTTCCTGCTCGCGGCCCGCTACGCCCCGGTGCCGGTGGAGCTCAAACAGGTGCTCGTCGTGCAGGCGGCCATGCCGACGGCGGTTGTCTCGGTGATCGTCGCGCGGATTTATGGCGGGCAGCCGTTGGTAGCGGTGCAGATCATCCTCGGCACGACCGCGCTGGCGGTGTTCACCATTCCGTTTTGGATCAAGTTCGGCCTGGCGTTCGTCGGATTGGTGCCGTGAGCAGTGTCGTCACCACAAATACACGAAAGTCGGGCCAGGTCCGGGTGGCGCTGATGCCCGGGCGGCATTTTTGTCTCTGAGTTGGACGGCTTTTCGCGTGGTTGGCGTTTTTCGTGGTTAACAGACTGGCAGGTGGTTTGGAAACGATCCCGCGGCTATCCACCGGCTGGCGGATTGACGGGCGGGGTGGGTTCCGACTGACTCCGCGGGCACACACCTTCCACCATGGATTTTCTCGCTGATCCCCAGATCTGGATTTCTCTCTTCACGCTCACCGCGCTCGAAATCGTGCTCGGCATCGACAACGTGATCTTCATTTCGATCCTCGCCGGCAAGCTGCCGGTCGCGCAGCAGGACAAGGCCCGCAAGACCGGCCTCATGCTCGCGCTCGTCACGCGCATCCTGCTCCTCTGCAGCATCACCTGGGTGATGAGCCTCACCAAGGTGCTCTTCACGCTGCCGGTCATGGATGTGCCGGTCACGGGCAAGAGCCTGATCCTGCTCGCCGGCGGCCTGTTCCTGATCGGCAAGAGCGTCATGGAAATCCACGAGAAGCTCGAGGGCGCGGACGGCCACGCTACCAGCACCCTGGGCAAGGTCTCGTTCAACGGCGTGATCTTCCAGATCCTGCTCCTCGACATCGTGTTCTCCCTCGATTCCGTGATCACGGCCGTCGGCATGGCCAACCAGCTCTGGGTGATGATCGTCGCGGTGATCATCGCCCTCGGCGTGATGCTGGCCTTCGCCGGCGCGGTCAGCGACTTCGTGAACAAGCATCCGACGCTCAAGATGCTCGCGCTGAGCTTTCTGATCCTGATCGGCGTGATGCTGGTGGGCGATTCGCTCGGCCACCACATCCCGAAGGGTTACATCTACTTCTCCATGGCCTTCGCCTTCGGTGTCGAGATGCTCAACCTGCGCCTGCGGGCCAAGGCCAAGCCGGTCGAACTGCACCAGCCGTATCGGTGAGGGTCGCGTTTTCCCGTGTAGCAAGGGTCGGCCCTTGGGCCGACCTCGCTTGGTTAGGTCGCCACAAGCGGCGACCCTACCAGGAAAATGCGGGGACCGGTGACCCGCGCTGCAATCAAACCTTCGGCAACGGCGCGCCGAGCTCGGCGGCGTGCGGGTGGTTGCGGTTGTCCTTGCGGCGGCCGTGGCGCTCGCGGAGCAGGGCGTCGAGCTTGTCCACCAGCAGGTCCACCGACTTGTAGGCGTCCTCGCTCTGCACGCTGGCAATCAGGTCGGGGCCGCTGATCTCGATCCGGCCCTTGGCGATGAACTGGTCCTTGGCGCCGCGCGTCTTGTCGAGCTCAAGGTCGAGGCGGATGCGCAGGATGTGGTCGTTGTGGCGGAGGAGGCGGGCGGCCTTTTCCATCGTGATCCGGCGCAGGGCGTCGGTCAGGTCGAGGTGGATGCCGCGGATGATGAACTTCGTTTCGTCGATGGGCTGGGAGGTGGGATGGGTCATACGCTGAGTATGACTCATCGTGCGCCAAAACGTGCGATGGAATCGTCGCCCAAAATCCAACTTGCAGGATTCGGAATGTGCAAAATCAGGCGCGCTTGTTGCAGTGCGGATCGTTGTAGGGCGGGATTTTCAAATCCCGCCTCGGGCACGATGTTGCCCTCGATGAAGGCGGGGTTGCTTCGCCAGCTCCGCCAAGCCTCCGTCGGAGACCCCGCCCTGCAAAAAGATCGTTCCGTCCTACTTCT
This DNA window, taken from Oleiharenicola lentus, encodes the following:
- a CDS encoding Spy/CpxP family protein refolding chaperone; its protein translation is MKNSRSLLLALSAVLISVTPVLRAADQARPDGPPPGERRERMEKAGDRMAEALGLSDDQKVQMKAIGDQERAEMQALRADTALAKEERKAKVQAIHQKYKAQRDALLTPEQKVKADKFREKGRERMEKGGFGDGPGAERRKERREQSGT
- a CDS encoding lipid-binding SYLF domain-containing protein, with product MKKFLTAVLCLVALAVSLPAASNLTRKNVITQLDSCEAILQEIQGNVKTAIAPQDLRRAKGIVIINQFQGGLIFGIKDGYGVAMVRRPNGKWSVPAFLKAGEFSFGLQAGAKAINAVYLLMDDNTARLLLRNRMNLGADAKAVAGIRAAESEAVTKYLPGDANVYMYSTQEGLYAGATLKTGYLTPNQKANELFYNATHRMPELLYSDWVQPPAEAKFLMDYVTRLTQ
- a CDS encoding AEC family transporter, which gives rise to MMSYGQLFLAVAPVIALIGLGLPLRRLNWISEAGEETLLNLIVRVLTPALIFESVVRRATVSDAGDVLLPPLAGFLLTTVSLTVGWYAAKALGLTIGHGLRTFALAVGLTNYGYLPLPIMDQVFGPESRAWLFMHNAGVEAAIWTTGVLIVTGESPRSAWRKLLNMPLLALGVALAVKLTGLGAHIPEVVWTFIHALAVCAVPLGLLMTGASFAPHLNDPKQLVNPRVIATAWLLRLAVLPWIFLLAARYAPVPVELKQVLVVQAAMPTAVVSVIVARIYGGQPLVAVQIILGTTALAVFTIPFWIKFGLAFVGLVP
- a CDS encoding metallopeptidase family protein is translated as MDFSRLTTLARQVVGAAPRRLPPEVRTVAEQVPVCYEPHPNEAIVAEGWEPDILGLFVGHEHGAELRSDETPLPPQILLFLENLWDYAEGDETIYRDEVRLTYLHELGHYLGWDEDEVAERGLE
- a CDS encoding NAD(P)/FAD-dependent oxidoreductase, encoding MQKRHIAVVGGGAAGFFAAITAAEASPDCVVTIYEATAHLLAKVKVSGGGRCNVTHACFEPRELVKRYPRGGRELLGAFSRWQPRDTVEWFEARGVKLKTEEDGRMFPVTDSSQTIIDCLMGAARTAGVVIRTSCGVKQVDGTLRAPSAETAREAHGPPFTLRLTTGETVTADRVLLAAGGNRSNAGFTIAAQFGHTIEPTVPSLFTFNIKDPRLTDLAGVSVEEAATEVVGQKALRERGPVLVTHWGLSGPGILKLSAWGARTLSACGYKFTLRVNWAPRFNPETARAALEQARAANPKKQLTTWSPLGVPSRLWERLVVAAGLAPDAIWTGVGNPALRALAAQVCEAEFAVDGKSTFKDEFVTCGGVRLGEVDFKTMESRLVPGLHFAGEFLDVDGITGGFNFQNAWTTGRLAGLAMAGG
- a CDS encoding TerC family protein, which codes for MDFLADPQIWISLFTLTALEIVLGIDNVIFISILAGKLPVAQQDKARKTGLMLALVTRILLLCSITWVMSLTKVLFTLPVMDVPVTGKSLILLAGGLFLIGKSVMEIHEKLEGADGHATSTLGKVSFNGVIFQILLLDIVFSLDSVITAVGMANQLWVMIVAVIIALGVMLAFAGAVSDFVNKHPTLKMLALSFLILIGVMLVGDSLGHHIPKGYIYFSMAFAFGVEMLNLRLRAKAKPVELHQPYR
- the hpf gene encoding ribosome hibernation-promoting factor, HPF/YfiA family, with the translated sequence MTHPTSQPIDETKFIIRGIHLDLTDALRRITMEKAARLLRHNDHILRIRLDLELDKTRGAKDQFIAKGRIEISGPDLIASVQSEDAYKSVDLLVDKLDALLRERHGRRKDNRNHPHAAELGAPLPKV